In one Sporichthya brevicatena genomic region, the following are encoded:
- a CDS encoding SRPBCC family protein yields MSQPVSRTATVDASPSAILKVLTDVKAYPQWQKEVDEVELLATDEQGRPQTVRVNVTAMGMKANYTLDYRYPAENVFEWKLVDGDMITANDATYTLTDNGDGSTNLNVEMLLGVKWKLPEFMIDQMIQKAVNDYIKGIKSQAEV; encoded by the coding sequence ATGAGCCAGCCCGTCAGCCGGACAGCCACCGTCGACGCCTCGCCGAGCGCGATCCTGAAGGTTCTGACGGACGTCAAGGCCTACCCCCAGTGGCAGAAGGAGGTCGACGAAGTCGAGCTCCTCGCCACCGACGAGCAGGGGCGTCCTCAGACGGTGCGCGTCAACGTCACCGCGATGGGGATGAAGGCGAACTACACCCTCGACTACCGCTACCCCGCGGAGAACGTGTTCGAGTGGAAGCTCGTCGACGGCGACATGATCACCGCCAACGACGCGACCTACACCCTGACCGACAACGGGGACGGCAGCACGAACCTGAACGTCGAGATGCTGCTCGGGGTGAAGTGGAAGCTGCCCGAGTTCATGATCGACCAGATGATCCAGAAGGCCGTCAACGACTACATCAAGGGCATCAAGTCCCAGGCCGAGGTCTGA
- a CDS encoding helix-turn-helix domain-containing protein has product MRRSTSEVRELLLKAAHDCFQDKGYHATSTREIAQRAGVTEPMLFRHFGSKSALFERAVFDPFVEFIADFIVRASDLDAAAAKAPQLARHFVGGFFRIFVDHRDLIVTMLGQQDEGGQPRLAASVALDAQFDAFAEVVDSFVSVEGEQIMDAGLAIRFTLSFLLGTALADGHLFSLSEGDRSPDEVVQEMTDFVLRAIGHRIV; this is encoded by the coding sequence TTGCGGCGGTCGACGTCCGAGGTCCGCGAACTGCTGTTGAAGGCGGCGCACGACTGTTTCCAGGACAAGGGCTACCACGCGACGAGCACCCGGGAGATCGCGCAGCGAGCCGGTGTCACCGAGCCGATGCTGTTCCGGCACTTCGGCAGCAAGAGCGCGCTGTTCGAACGCGCGGTCTTCGACCCGTTCGTCGAGTTCATCGCCGACTTCATCGTCCGCGCTTCCGATCTCGACGCCGCCGCCGCGAAGGCGCCGCAATTGGCGCGACACTTCGTGGGCGGCTTTTTCCGGATCTTCGTCGACCATCGAGACCTGATCGTCACGATGCTCGGCCAGCAGGACGAGGGGGGTCAGCCCCGCCTGGCGGCGAGTGTCGCGCTCGATGCGCAGTTCGACGCCTTCGCCGAGGTGGTCGACAGCTTCGTGTCCGTCGAAGGTGAACAGATCATGGACGCCGGACTGGCGATCCGCTTCACCTTGTCATTCCTGCTGGGCACAGCTCTGGCCGACGGTCACCTCTTCTCGCTCTCCGAAGGCGACCGGAGCCCTGACGAGGTGGTTCAGGAGATGACCGACTTCGTGCTTCGGGCGATCGGGCACCGCATCGTGTAG
- a CDS encoding aldehyde dehydrogenase family protein — MTHTGRPSADEAARLLRAGLFIGGDWVDRTAGGEYAHHDQTTGRLQQVVPLGTADDVDHAVRDARAAFRTWGTLGPDRRRTMLLKLADLLREHADEMATIATLENAVPSAFSGLLAGYGPADWFTYYAGWADKIEGTSLRPLGYGGFDYTVPEPFGVIAVVIPWNGPVTTLGMKVAPALAAGNCVVLKPSEFAPFTTLRFAELAIEAGFPPGVINVVVGGADAGDALVRHPGIDKISFTGGTATGQKILATAAQNVVPTVMELGGKAANVVFPDVTLAAVIPQAVITSAMLSGQFCACPSRLLVHTDIYDEAVAMAEATAQCIALGDPFDSETMVGPMINAAHRERVEAIIERARAEGNGRLLYGGSRPDANPDGFFLTPTVFADVDHSSPLAQEEIFGPVLSITRFRDDDHAVKLANGTRYGLVSYVWTNDLTRAHEMAAQLRSGTVSINAMMGFLTPNTPYGGVGASGFGREGGHEGLKEFLRTKNVYIGPQ; from the coding sequence GTGACTCATACCGGCCGGCCCAGCGCCGACGAGGCAGCCCGGCTGCTCCGGGCCGGTCTGTTCATCGGTGGCGACTGGGTGGACCGGACGGCGGGTGGCGAGTACGCGCACCACGACCAGACCACCGGTCGTCTGCAGCAGGTCGTGCCACTGGGCACGGCCGACGACGTCGACCACGCAGTTCGTGACGCCCGCGCGGCCTTCCGGACCTGGGGCACTCTCGGTCCGGACCGGCGACGCACGATGCTGTTGAAGCTCGCCGATCTGCTGCGCGAGCACGCGGACGAGATGGCGACGATCGCGACGCTGGAGAACGCGGTCCCCTCCGCGTTCAGCGGCCTCCTCGCCGGTTACGGGCCGGCCGACTGGTTCACCTACTACGCCGGGTGGGCCGACAAGATCGAGGGCACCAGCCTGCGACCGCTCGGCTACGGCGGCTTCGACTACACCGTTCCGGAGCCGTTCGGCGTCATCGCGGTCGTGATCCCCTGGAACGGCCCGGTGACCACGCTGGGCATGAAGGTCGCACCCGCCCTGGCCGCCGGCAACTGCGTGGTGCTCAAGCCGTCGGAGTTCGCACCCTTCACGACGCTTCGCTTCGCCGAGCTCGCCATCGAGGCCGGCTTCCCGCCGGGCGTGATCAACGTCGTGGTCGGTGGCGCAGATGCGGGCGACGCACTCGTGCGGCACCCCGGCATCGACAAGATCAGCTTCACGGGCGGGACGGCGACGGGTCAGAAGATTCTCGCGACGGCGGCCCAGAACGTCGTGCCGACCGTGATGGAGCTCGGGGGCAAGGCGGCGAACGTCGTGTTCCCGGACGTGACGCTGGCGGCTGTGATCCCTCAGGCCGTCATCACCTCGGCCATGCTGTCCGGTCAGTTCTGCGCCTGCCCGTCACGACTGCTCGTGCACACCGACATCTACGACGAAGCCGTCGCGATGGCCGAGGCCACGGCGCAGTGCATCGCCCTCGGGGATCCGTTCGACTCCGAGACCATGGTCGGGCCGATGATCAACGCCGCCCACCGCGAACGGGTCGAGGCGATCATCGAGCGGGCCCGCGCCGAGGGAAACGGACGGTTGCTGTACGGCGGCTCGCGGCCGGATGCCAATCCCGACGGGTTCTTCCTCACCCCGACGGTCTTCGCCGACGTCGACCACTCCTCCCCACTGGCGCAGGAGGAGATCTTCGGCCCGGTGCTGTCGATCACCAGGTTCCGCGACGACGACCATGCCGTGAAGCTCGCCAACGGCACCCGCTACGGCCTCGTCAGCTACGTCTGGACCAACGATCTGACGCGAGCTCACGAGATGGCCGCCCAGCTCCGCTCCGGCACTGTCTCGATCAACGCGATGATGGGCTTCCTGACCCCGAACACTCCCTACGGCGGGGTCGGGGCCAGCGGCTTCGGTCGTGAAGGCGGGCACGAAGGCCTCAAGGAGTTCCTGCGGACCAAGAACGTGTACATCGGCCCGCAGTGA
- a CDS encoding CoA transferase has protein sequence MLPLLAGIRVVDLTKLYSLTTSRLADLGADVIKVEAPPAGDYLRGLPPFVGNAGSMAYLTLNRNKRSIGLDLRTDAGREVLHKLVATADVVVENSPPNAQVKLGLDYPTLRQIKPDLVYCSVTAYGQDGPYAPLPSHSMNVDAAAGEIRIMRGPTGRPEITAYSTVGHSMELGGLEAATAITAALVQRGRTGQGQYLDVAGWDAGLASNQRFLAALNLGSADAAIGASTTGGMGARSNVYGTRDDQVLLIFPVEKHLWQRFCAVVERPEWAERGTWSQTMDFGDTDAEADEALRADIETVMRTRTLAEWMEAFLAAGVPAAPVSDPDQLPTHPHVHARHMVVTAGDVHYVRPPVRLPESEFAITIAPPAFGAHTHDVLDGLGFDENARAGLIAAGAVFAADDGSQP, from the coding sequence GTGCTGCCGCTGCTCGCGGGGATCCGCGTCGTCGACCTGACCAAGCTGTACTCGCTCACGACCAGCCGCCTGGCCGACCTCGGTGCCGACGTCATCAAGGTCGAGGCGCCCCCGGCCGGCGACTACCTCCGCGGCCTGCCCCCGTTCGTCGGCAACGCCGGTTCGATGGCCTACCTCACCTTGAACCGGAACAAGCGCAGCATCGGCCTGGATCTGCGCACCGACGCCGGGCGGGAGGTGCTGCACAAGCTGGTCGCCACCGCTGATGTCGTGGTGGAGAACTCTCCCCCGAACGCACAGGTGAAGCTCGGCCTCGACTATCCGACGCTACGTCAGATCAAGCCGGACCTGGTGTACTGCTCGGTGACCGCATACGGGCAGGACGGGCCCTACGCGCCCCTGCCCTCGCACAGTATGAATGTCGACGCCGCGGCGGGCGAGATCCGCATCATGCGGGGCCCGACCGGAAGACCCGAGATCACGGCGTACTCGACCGTGGGACACAGCATGGAACTCGGTGGCCTGGAGGCGGCCACCGCGATCACAGCGGCCCTCGTCCAGCGCGGCCGTACCGGACAGGGGCAGTATCTGGACGTCGCCGGCTGGGACGCCGGCCTCGCCTCGAACCAGCGCTTTCTCGCCGCCTTGAATCTGGGCAGCGCCGACGCCGCGATCGGCGCTTCCACGACCGGCGGCATGGGCGCCCGCTCGAATGTCTACGGCACCCGCGACGACCAGGTGCTTCTGATCTTCCCGGTCGAGAAGCACCTCTGGCAGCGGTTCTGCGCCGTGGTCGAGCGCCCGGAGTGGGCCGAACGCGGTACCTGGTCGCAGACGATGGACTTCGGCGACACGGACGCCGAGGCCGACGAGGCGCTGCGCGCCGACATCGAGACCGTAATGCGTACCCGGACCCTGGCCGAGTGGATGGAGGCCTTTCTCGCGGCCGGGGTGCCGGCGGCCCCGGTCAGCGACCCCGACCAGCTTCCGACCCATCCGCACGTCCACGCCCGCCACATGGTCGTCACAGCGGGAGACGTGCACTACGTGCGGCCCCCGGTACGCCTGCCGGAGTCCGAGTTCGCGATCACGATCGCGCCCCCGGCCTTCGGCGCCCACACCCACGACGTGCTCGACGGCCTGGGCTTCGACGAGAACGCCCGGGCGGGGCTCATCGCCGCAGGTGCCGTGTTCGCCGCCGACGACGGGAGCCAGCCGTGA
- a CDS encoding SDR family NAD(P)-dependent oxidoreductase: MAEISFQDRVAVVTGAGRGLGKAYATELARRGAKVVVNDAGAEQDGRGGSASVAELVAKEIVAAGGEAVAHSEPIGTPAAGAGVVELALEHFGKVDIVINNAGVLRDKSLAKMPAEDFDLVLDVHLAGSFHVAQRAFAAMKEQGYGRMLFTASGAGLFGNFGQANYSAAKMGLVGLSSVVAIEGARHGITSNVIAPLARTRLTEDMPESMGPYAPEQIAPLSLYLVSEECTATHEVYTAGNGWFAQVFVGVAPGWSPGLGSYPSVEEVRDNMAAIRNQDGYQVLTDAAAILPLIERAGGRD, from the coding sequence ATGGCGGAGATCTCGTTTCAGGACCGGGTAGCGGTCGTCACCGGCGCAGGACGAGGTCTCGGGAAGGCGTACGCCACCGAACTTGCCCGCCGTGGCGCCAAGGTCGTCGTCAACGACGCCGGGGCCGAGCAGGACGGCAGGGGGGGCTCGGCCAGCGTCGCCGAACTCGTGGCCAAGGAGATCGTGGCCGCCGGTGGCGAGGCGGTCGCGCACAGCGAGCCGATCGGAACTCCGGCCGCCGGCGCCGGGGTGGTCGAGCTGGCGCTGGAGCACTTCGGCAAGGTCGACATCGTGATCAACAACGCCGGCGTGCTCCGCGACAAGAGCCTCGCGAAGATGCCGGCCGAGGACTTCGATCTGGTGCTCGACGTCCATCTGGCCGGTTCCTTCCATGTGGCTCAGCGCGCCTTCGCCGCCATGAAGGAACAGGGATACGGACGGATGCTGTTCACGGCGTCCGGGGCCGGCCTGTTCGGCAACTTCGGCCAGGCGAACTACTCCGCGGCCAAGATGGGCCTGGTCGGGCTGTCTAGCGTCGTCGCCATCGAAGGTGCCCGCCACGGCATCACCTCGAACGTGATCGCACCGTTGGCGCGGACCCGGCTGACCGAGGACATGCCGGAGAGCATGGGCCCGTACGCGCCGGAGCAGATCGCACCGCTCTCGCTCTACCTGGTTTCCGAGGAGTGCACGGCGACCCACGAGGTCTACACCGCTGGGAACGGGTGGTTCGCCCAGGTCTTCGTCGGCGTCGCACCCGGTTGGTCGCCGGGCCTGGGCAGCTACCCGAGCGTCGAGGAGGTCCGGGACAACATGGCCGCGATCCGCAACCAGGACGGGTACCAGGTCCTGACCGACGCCGCTGCGATCCTGCCGCTCATCGAGCGCGCCGGGGGCCGGGACTAG
- a CDS encoding amidohydrolase family protein, giving the protein MPLQPHMKLLSVDDHLIEHPNVWQDRLPAKYRDIGPKIRELPREGKAPTQCWFYEDRPYPYIGLNAVAGKRLEEYGLEPYRYDEMIQGCWDPKARVADMDIDGVHAMACFPSFPRFAGTVFLEAQDKELALLCVQAYNDFVLDEWCAAAPDRFIPVVMIPLFDPELAAAEIRRCAAKGAKAITFPDSTAALGLPSIYSGHWDPVFGAAEETGMPICVHFGSGGLPPIVAKDAPLAVMISVMATNSMHATSEYLFSPVFHKFPNLKVGLSEGGVGWIPYLLERVDGTWEKHRHYQNINKDVRPSELFHKHFHGCFIDDATGVKNRHDIGIENITWECDYPHSDSWWPKSRQRAEEVFADVPDDEVHAIVELNTRRLYNFSG; this is encoded by the coding sequence ATGCCGCTGCAGCCGCACATGAAGTTGCTGTCCGTCGACGATCACCTGATCGAGCACCCGAACGTCTGGCAGGACCGTCTCCCGGCGAAGTACCGGGACATCGGCCCGAAGATCCGAGAGCTGCCGCGGGAGGGTAAGGCTCCGACGCAGTGCTGGTTCTACGAGGACCGGCCCTACCCCTACATCGGCCTCAATGCGGTCGCGGGCAAGCGGCTCGAGGAGTACGGCCTGGAGCCGTACCGGTACGACGAGATGATCCAGGGCTGCTGGGACCCCAAGGCGCGGGTGGCGGACATGGACATCGACGGCGTGCACGCCATGGCGTGCTTCCCCTCGTTCCCGCGCTTCGCCGGAACGGTGTTCCTCGAGGCCCAGGACAAGGAACTGGCGCTGCTGTGCGTCCAGGCCTACAACGACTTCGTCCTGGACGAATGGTGCGCCGCCGCCCCCGACCGGTTCATCCCCGTCGTCATGATCCCCTTGTTCGACCCCGAGTTGGCGGCGGCCGAGATCCGGCGCTGCGCGGCCAAGGGCGCGAAGGCGATCACGTTCCCGGACAGCACCGCCGCCCTCGGGCTGCCCTCGATCTACTCGGGACACTGGGACCCCGTCTTCGGCGCCGCCGAGGAGACCGGGATGCCTATCTGCGTGCACTTCGGCAGCGGCGGGCTCCCGCCGATCGTGGCCAAGGACGCGCCTCTCGCCGTGATGATCTCGGTGATGGCGACCAACTCCATGCACGCGACCAGCGAATACCTGTTCTCGCCGGTGTTCCACAAGTTCCCGAACCTCAAGGTGGGACTGTCGGAAGGTGGCGTCGGTTGGATCCCGTATCTGCTGGAGCGGGTCGACGGCACCTGGGAGAAGCACCGGCACTACCAGAACATCAACAAGGACGTCCGGCCGTCGGAGCTGTTCCACAAGCATTTCCACGGGTGCTTCATCGACGACGCGACCGGGGTGAAGAACCGGCACGACATCGGCATCGAGAACATCACGTGGGAGTGCGACTACCCGCACTCGGACTCCTGGTGGCCGAAGAGCCGGCAGCGGGCCGAAGAGGTGTTCGCCGACGTCCCGGACGACGAGGTCCACGCGATCGTCGAACTGAACACCCGTCGGCTCTACAACTTCTCGGGCTGA
- a CDS encoding phosphotriesterase-related protein — protein MLVPTVTGPVPLSELGRVLMHEHVFVHTAEIARDYPDLTWTDRDAVREAAVERLTELSGLGIDTMLDLTVLGCDRSIPDIAWVAERVAVRIVVATGLYTLDDLPRFVAARPPEPGQRDVLTEMFVRDITVGIGDTGVRAGVLKCCIDKPGLTPGVERVLRATAHAHRETGVLISTHTDASSRSGLVQQQVFTEEGVDLARVVIGHSGDSTDLDYLMRLMDAGSTIGCDRFGLYRAGMPTLGERLDAIASLCARGYADRIVLSHDAHCHSDWVPPDIREVLPDWNYAHIPAAVLPGLQERGVTDTQIDQMLRLTPRRLLPASDAY, from the coding sequence GTGCTGGTCCCGACCGTCACCGGGCCGGTCCCACTCTCGGAGCTGGGGCGGGTCCTCATGCACGAGCATGTTTTCGTGCACACGGCGGAGATCGCACGCGACTACCCCGACCTGACCTGGACCGATCGGGATGCGGTCCGGGAAGCGGCAGTCGAGCGATTGACCGAGCTCTCCGGTCTCGGTATCGACACCATGCTCGACCTCACCGTGCTCGGCTGCGACCGGTCGATCCCGGACATCGCCTGGGTGGCCGAACGCGTCGCCGTCCGCATCGTCGTCGCCACCGGGCTCTACACCCTCGACGATCTGCCCCGGTTCGTCGCGGCCCGGCCGCCGGAGCCGGGGCAGCGTGACGTCCTCACGGAGATGTTCGTCCGTGACATCACGGTCGGCATCGGCGACACCGGCGTGCGGGCAGGTGTGCTCAAGTGCTGTATCGACAAGCCGGGACTGACGCCGGGCGTCGAGCGGGTGCTGAGGGCCACCGCCCACGCGCACCGGGAGACGGGTGTGCTGATCTCGACGCATACGGATGCGTCGAGCCGGAGCGGACTGGTCCAGCAGCAGGTCTTCACCGAGGAAGGCGTCGATCTCGCTCGGGTCGTCATCGGGCATTCCGGGGACAGCACGGATCTCGACTACCTGATGCGACTGATGGATGCCGGCTCGACGATCGGATGTGACCGGTTCGGGCTGTACCGGGCGGGGATGCCCACCCTCGGCGAGCGGCTCGATGCGATCGCGTCACTGTGCGCTCGCGGTTACGCGGACCGCATCGTGCTCTCGCACGACGCCCACTGCCACAGCGACTGGGTGCCACCGGACATTCGCGAAGTCCTGCCGGACTGGAACTATGCGCACATTCCGGCCGCCGTGCTCCCGGGCCTGCAGGAGCGTGGAGTGACGGATACTCAGATCGATCAGATGCTGCGCCTGACGCCCCGGCGGCTGCTCCCGGCGTCCGATGCCTACTGA
- a CDS encoding SDR family NAD(P)-dependent oxidoreductase → MPTDLDLAGHTAVVTGAGRGLGRAYALRLAERGAAIVVNSLTDRCRVVAEEIRAAGWRAVAVEGDVAEPETGRRLSEAALDEFGSLEIVVNNAGRISPGRFEDLSVGQWDDLMGVHLRGAFLVTQPAWRVMRAAGYGRVILTSSSSGLFSHQGMANYATVKAGLYGMTKALAFEGAEFGIRTNVLLSLRAGVRGGGRRLVARRPRAGVR, encoded by the coding sequence ATGCCTACTGACCTCGATCTGGCCGGCCACACCGCCGTCGTCACCGGGGCCGGACGCGGTCTCGGGCGGGCCTATGCGCTGCGCCTTGCCGAACGCGGAGCCGCAATCGTGGTGAACTCGCTGACGGACCGGTGCCGAGTCGTGGCCGAGGAAATCCGTGCCGCCGGGTGGCGGGCGGTCGCGGTTGAAGGGGACGTGGCGGAACCGGAGACGGGCCGGCGACTGAGCGAGGCCGCGCTCGACGAGTTCGGCTCGCTGGAGATCGTGGTCAACAACGCGGGGCGGATCTCACCGGGGCGCTTCGAAGACCTGTCGGTCGGGCAGTGGGACGACCTGATGGGCGTCCATCTGCGGGGCGCCTTCTTGGTGACGCAACCCGCATGGCGGGTGATGCGGGCGGCGGGTTACGGCCGCGTGATCCTGACGAGCTCGTCCTCCGGGTTGTTCTCGCACCAGGGGATGGCCAACTACGCGACGGTGAAAGCCGGTCTGTACGGCATGACCAAGGCGCTCGCGTTCGAGGGGGCGGAGTTCGGGATCAGGACGAATGTGCTGCTGTCGCTACGCGCGGGTGTTCGTGGCGGTGGCCGACGGCTGGTTGCCCGACGACCCCGAGCGGGTGTCCGCTGA
- a CDS encoding cytochrome P450, with translation MTTTAHDGCPLWDAPMERGTANAAFDAYSEIGNQQVLGPVLRATEGDGYYILTRHDDIVTAFQRPELYSSRRLQPGPPIPFQMIPIMLDPPEHTKWRRALGSYFTPKRAEELRPRVRAVANELIDAVAERGECDFVEAFASRLPTIIFLEFMGLPADELEKFLAWNARAMTGASPEDPTGSEQITAVLDVIEYLWQVVTNRRANPESGGDDLLSQSAHWLVDGEPPNDQDLLMCCLSIYMAGLDTVKSMLSYFFFHLATNPVDRQRISSDPTVIPAAMEEMLRAFPIIKVGREVTTDHEIGGCPVRAGEVVMLPTMAAGRDPERYPDAAKIDFDRDDVRHATFGAGPHRCIGSHLARVELAVALEEWHRRIPDYKISDVALVREKVGQAVGLETLPLVW, from the coding sequence ATGACGACGACGGCGCACGATGGGTGCCCGCTCTGGGACGCGCCGATGGAGCGCGGCACCGCAAACGCCGCGTTCGACGCCTACTCCGAGATCGGGAACCAGCAGGTGCTGGGCCCCGTGCTCCGGGCGACCGAGGGCGATGGCTACTACATCCTTACGCGTCACGACGACATCGTGACCGCGTTCCAGCGACCGGAGCTGTACTCGAGCCGCCGCCTGCAGCCGGGCCCTCCCATCCCGTTCCAGATGATCCCGATCATGCTCGACCCGCCCGAGCACACGAAGTGGCGTCGGGCGCTCGGCTCCTACTTCACACCGAAGCGGGCCGAGGAGTTGCGCCCACGGGTCCGCGCCGTCGCCAACGAGTTGATCGACGCCGTGGCGGAGCGCGGCGAGTGTGACTTCGTGGAGGCCTTCGCGAGTCGGCTCCCGACGATCATCTTCCTGGAGTTCATGGGGTTGCCGGCCGACGAGCTCGAGAAGTTCCTCGCGTGGAACGCGCGAGCAATGACGGGTGCGTCGCCCGAGGACCCCACCGGGTCCGAGCAGATCACCGCGGTGCTCGATGTGATCGAGTACCTGTGGCAGGTCGTCACGAATCGCCGCGCCAATCCCGAGAGTGGCGGCGACGACCTCCTCAGCCAGTCCGCCCACTGGCTCGTCGACGGTGAACCGCCGAACGACCAGGACCTGCTCATGTGCTGCCTCAGCATCTACATGGCCGGCCTGGACACCGTGAAGAGCATGCTCTCCTACTTCTTTTTCCACCTGGCGACCAATCCGGTGGACCGTCAGCGCATCAGCTCCGATCCCACGGTGATCCCGGCAGCCATGGAGGAGATGCTGCGGGCCTTCCCGATCATCAAGGTCGGTCGGGAAGTGACCACCGACCACGAGATCGGCGGCTGCCCGGTCCGGGCCGGCGAGGTCGTCATGCTGCCGACGATGGCGGCCGGTCGCGACCCCGAGCGCTACCCCGACGCCGCCAAGATCGACTTCGATCGGGACGACGTCCGGCACGCGACCTTCGGAGCGGGACCGCACCGCTGCATCGGATCGCACCTGGCCCGCGTCGAGCTTGCCGTCGCACTGGAGGAGTGGCACCGGCGGATCCCGGACTACAAGATCTCCGACGTCGCGTTGGTGCGTGAGAAGGTCGGCCAGGCCGTCGGCCTCGAGACGCTCCCGCTGGTGTGGTGA
- a CDS encoding cytochrome P450, with amino-acid sequence MTSPTTPRFGDPVDDPNRYHAQLRSCPVQVLEGFDHPIYMVSRHAEVHGVLRDPAVWSSKFGNFPRFVDQAGLRGDPPESAMLRRLVVPIFNAKHIKTLQEEAEATCHRLIDDFASSGRAELSAVYASILPMNLMCRLLGVERERIEEFKQWMEAWLSALEVNDLQAEEQARLKAFGYFVERMAARRKELECEPEEAPTDAMGIFVTAQHPEGRPYRDEEILPLTLLLLSGGSDTTKYLILNTLNRLLEDRSRWESVLADPALVEVAIEETLRFDAPVASVFRANLAEQNLAGVDIPIKSKAQCMIGAANRDPEVFEDPDSYRLDRDLRHLRAKTLAFGHGPHTCVGASLGRLGATTAVRVLTERLPGLRLAAPAPAAKPYVIPQSIPAGLLSLHVEWERA; translated from the coding sequence GTGACCTCCCCGACGACGCCCCGGTTCGGCGATCCGGTCGACGACCCGAACCGCTATCACGCGCAGCTCCGTTCCTGCCCGGTGCAGGTCCTGGAGGGCTTCGATCACCCCATCTACATGGTGAGTCGGCACGCTGAGGTGCACGGCGTGCTGCGCGACCCCGCGGTGTGGTCGAGCAAGTTCGGAAACTTCCCCCGCTTCGTGGACCAAGCCGGTCTGCGCGGCGACCCGCCGGAGTCGGCGATGCTGCGGCGACTCGTCGTTCCGATCTTCAACGCGAAACACATCAAGACCCTGCAGGAGGAGGCCGAGGCGACCTGCCATCGCCTCATCGATGATTTCGCCTCGTCCGGCCGTGCCGAACTCTCCGCTGTGTACGCCTCAATCCTTCCGATGAACCTGATGTGCCGATTGCTCGGCGTGGAGCGCGAGCGGATCGAGGAGTTCAAGCAATGGATGGAGGCCTGGCTCTCCGCCCTGGAGGTCAACGACCTGCAGGCCGAGGAGCAGGCTCGGCTGAAGGCGTTCGGCTACTTCGTCGAGCGGATGGCGGCGCGGCGCAAGGAGCTCGAGTGCGAGCCCGAGGAGGCGCCGACCGATGCCATGGGCATCTTCGTCACCGCCCAGCACCCGGAGGGTCGGCCCTACCGCGACGAGGAAATCCTCCCGCTGACCCTTCTCCTGCTCTCGGGGGGAAGTGACACCACCAAGTATCTGATCCTCAACACGCTCAATCGGTTGCTCGAGGACCGGTCGCGGTGGGAGTCCGTGCTCGCCGACCCCGCTTTGGTGGAGGTGGCGATCGAGGAGACGCTTCGGTTCGACGCCCCCGTCGCCAGCGTGTTCCGGGCCAACCTGGCCGAGCAGAACCTCGCCGGAGTGGACATCCCGATCAAGAGCAAGGCCCAGTGCATGATCGGTGCAGCGAATCGTGACCCCGAGGTCTTCGAGGACCCCGACTCCTACCGCCTCGACCGCGACCTGCGTCACCTGCGGGCCAAGACCCTGGCCTTCGGCCACGGGCCCCACACGTGCGTCGGTGCGTCGCTCGGACGCCTCGGGGCGACCACGGCCGTCCGCGTCCTGACGGAGCGTCTGCCCGGGCTGCGACTCGCCGCCCCGGCTCCCGCGGCCAAGCCCTACGTCATTCCCCAGAGCATCCCGGCCGGACTCCTGAGCCTGCATGTCGAATGGGAGCGCGCATGA